A genomic stretch from Megalobrama amblycephala isolate DHTTF-2021 linkage group LG22, ASM1881202v1, whole genome shotgun sequence includes:
- the LOC125257433 gene encoding B-cell receptor CD22-like isoform X1 produces MNNHSDNYYFRVETNTPDQKYTYQNPINISVSDSPQPLILKPTDLKEVMEEITVNLSCSAEAPCPKQPPTISWSNIPQSANITTQLQEKPDKTQSVFSHMTFKASYMDHRKNISCTATYPRNTSNDSTVETTMMLQVLFSPKETCITIDPSASISVGTNVTLTCKSKANPSKNMNYTWYKRGQENQLDFGEQLTFTVHRKSGGWYFCTAKNEHGNQKSEEIQLIVAVGVSAFLLTFLLITLFLRVQRVKAITIKETDVSDQGQEKQVQISSIYTNGAFVSDEELEMPKDENDKVHSGEIDFSTPQTKSTTVKSS; encoded by the exons ATTCACCACAACCTCTCATTCTTAAACCCACTGATCTGAAAGAAGTGATGGAGGAAATAACAGTCAATCTGAGCTGCTCTGCTGAAGCCCCCTGCCCCAAACAACCTCCTACAATATCCTGGTCCAACATCCCTCAATCTGCCAACATTACAACACAGTTACAGGAGAAACCTGATAAAACCCAGTCAGTGTTTTCACACATGACCTTCAAAGCTTCATACATGGATCATAGAAAGAACATCTCCTGCACTGCTACATATCCAAGAAATACATCTAATGACTCAACTGTGGAGACCACCATGATGCTACAAGTCCTGT TTTCTCCAAAAGAAACTTGCATCACCATCGATCCATCTGCTTCAATCTCTGTTGGCACTAATGTGACTTTGACATGCAAAAGCAAAGCCAATCCATCAAAAAACATGAACTACACCTGGTACAAACGTGGACAGGAGAACCAGCTGGATTTTGGAGAACAACTGACCTTTACTGTACATAGGAAGAGTGGAGGCTGGTACTTCTGCACAGCAAAGAATGAACATGGTAATCAGAAGTCAGAAGAGATCCAGCTGATTGTGGCAG TAGGAGTTTCAGCATTTCTGTTGACATTTCTTCTGATAACACTTTTCCTCAG AGTGCAAAGAGTAAAGGCAATCACTATTAAGGAAACTGATGTCTCAGATCAG GGTCAGGAAAAACAAGTGCAGATCAGCTCCATTTATACTAATGGTGCTTTTGTGTCAGATGAAGAGCTGGAGATGCCAAAGGATGAGAATGACAAAGTCCACTCTGGAGAGATTGACTTCTCCACTCCCCAAACCAAAAGTACCACAGTGAAGAGCTCATGA
- the LOC125257433 gene encoding B-cell receptor CD22-like isoform X3, translating into MEEITVNLSCSAEAPCPKQPPTISWSNIPQSANITTQLQEKPDKTQSVFSHMTFKASYMDHRKNISCTATYPRNTSNDSTVETTMMLQVLFSPKETCITIDPSASISVGTNVTLTCKSKANPSKNMNYTWYKRGQENQLDFGEQLTFTVHRKSGGWYFCTAKNEHGNQKSEEIQLIVAVGVSAFLLTFLLITLFLRVQRVKAITIKETDVSDQGQEKQVQISSIYTNGAFVSDEELEMPKDENDKVHSGEIDFSTPQTKSTTVKSS; encoded by the exons ATGGAGGAAATAACAGTCAATCTGAGCTGCTCTGCTGAAGCCCCCTGCCCCAAACAACCTCCTACAATATCCTGGTCCAACATCCCTCAATCTGCCAACATTACAACACAGTTACAGGAGAAACCTGATAAAACCCAGTCAGTGTTTTCACACATGACCTTCAAAGCTTCATACATGGATCATAGAAAGAACATCTCCTGCACTGCTACATATCCAAGAAATACATCTAATGACTCAACTGTGGAGACCACCATGATGCTACAAGTCCTGT TTTCTCCAAAAGAAACTTGCATCACCATCGATCCATCTGCTTCAATCTCTGTTGGCACTAATGTGACTTTGACATGCAAAAGCAAAGCCAATCCATCAAAAAACATGAACTACACCTGGTACAAACGTGGACAGGAGAACCAGCTGGATTTTGGAGAACAACTGACCTTTACTGTACATAGGAAGAGTGGAGGCTGGTACTTCTGCACAGCAAAGAATGAACATGGTAATCAGAAGTCAGAAGAGATCCAGCTGATTGTGGCAG TAGGAGTTTCAGCATTTCTGTTGACATTTCTTCTGATAACACTTTTCCTCAG AGTGCAAAGAGTAAAGGCAATCACTATTAAGGAAACTGATGTCTCAGATCAG GGTCAGGAAAAACAAGTGCAGATCAGCTCCATTTATACTAATGGTGCTTTTGTGTCAGATGAAGAGCTGGAGATGCCAAAGGATGAGAATGACAAAGTCCACTCTGGAGAGATTGACTTCTCCACTCCCCAAACCAAAAGTACCACAGTGAAGAGCTCATGA